From one Brachypodium distachyon strain Bd21 chromosome 4, Brachypodium_distachyon_v3.0, whole genome shotgun sequence genomic stretch:
- the LOC100845338 gene encoding AP2-like ethylene-responsive transcription factor At1g16060: protein MAKPRKNSAAANNNNNDNSTNANNAVAEAAAADVRAKPKKRTRKSVPRESPSQRSSIYRGVTRHRWTGRFEAHLWDKNSWNESQNKKGKQVYLGAYDEEEAAARAYDLAALKYWGPDTILNFPLSVYDDELKEMEGQSREEYIGSLRRKSSGFSRGVSKYRGVARHHHNGRWEARIGRVFGNKYLYLGTYATQEEAAMAYDMAAIEYRGLNAVTNFDLSRYIKWLRPGGGVDSAAAAAARNPHPMLAGLATQEELPAIDHLLDGMAFQQHGLHSSSAAAAAAQEFPLPPALGHAPTTSALSLLLQSPKFKEMIERTSAAETTTTATTTSSSSSPRPAASPQCSFPEDIQTFFGCDDGVGVGVGAVGYTDVDGLFFGDLSAYASSTAFHFELDL from the exons ATGGCAAAGCCCCGCAAgaactccgccgccgccaacaacaacaacaacgacaacaGCACCAACGCTAACAACGCCGTCgccgaggctgcggcggcggatgtGCGCGCGAAGCCGAAGAAGCGCACCCGGAAGAGCGTGCCGCGGGAGTCCCCCTCGCAGCGCAGCTCCATCTACCGCGGCGTTACACG GCACCGGTGGACGGGGCGGTTCGAGGCGCACCTGTGGGACAAGAACAGCTGGAACGAGTCCCAGAACAAGAAGGGCAAGCAAG TTTACCTCG GAGCatacgacgaggaggaggcagcggcccGGGCGTATGACTTGGCGGCATTGAAATACTGGGGCCCCGACACCATCCTCAACTTCCCG CTATCTGTATACGATGATGAGTTGAAAGAAATGGAGGGGCAGTCAAGGGAAGAGTATATTGGGTCCCTGAGGAG GAAAAGTAGCGGGTTCTCAAGAGGAGTCTCCAAGTACCGCGGTGTCGCCAG GCATCACCACAACGGGAGATGGGAGGCCCGGATCGGCCGTGTTTTCGGCAACAAGTATCTCTACCTCGGCACCTACG CGAcgcaggaggaggccgcgaTGGCGTACGACATGGCGGCGATCGAGTACCGCGGCCTGAACGCCGTCACCAACTTCGACCTCAGCCGCTACATCAAGTGGCtccgccccggcggcggcgtcgactcggctgccgccgccgccgcccgcaacccgcaCCCGATGCTGGCCGGCCTGGCGACCCAGGAGGAGTTACCAGCGATCGATcacctcctcgacggcatggCGTTCCAGCAGCACGGCCTCCATTcttcttcggcggcggcggcagcagcgcaGGAGTTCCCCctgccgccggcgctcggCCACGCCCCCACGACGTCGGCGCTGAGCCTCCTGCTGCAGTCGCCCAAGTTCAAGGAGATGATCGAGCGGACGTCCGCcgcggagacgacgacgacggccacgacgacgtcgtcgtcttcgtcccCGCGTCCGGCGGCGTCGCCGCAGTGCAGCTTCCCGGAGGACATCCAGACCTTCTTCGGGTGCGACGACGGCGTGGGCGTGGGAGTCGGTGCAGTGGGATACACCGACGTGGACGGCCTCTTCTTCGGGGACCTCTCCGCGTACGCGTCGTCGACGGCGTTCCATTTCGAGCTCGACTTGTGA